In Mobula birostris isolate sMobBir1 unplaced genomic scaffold, sMobBir1.hap1 scaffold_2869, whole genome shotgun sequence, the following proteins share a genomic window:
- the LOC140192862 gene encoding uncharacterized protein, with the protein MAHQRVHTRERPFTCSDCGKGFTQSSNLKVHQRVHTGERPFTCSDCGKGFARSSQLKVHQRIHTGERPFTCSDCGKGFTQLANLQAHQRVHTGERPFTCSDCGKGFARSSDLQIHQRVHTGERPFTCSDCGKGFTSSSQLKEHQRVHTGERPFTCSDCGNGFTSSSQLTVHQRLHTGERPFTCSDCGKGFTRSPDLQIHQRVHTGERPFTCSVCRKGFTQSSHLQIHQRVHTGQRPFTCSDCGKGFTQSAHLQEHQSVHTGEWPFTCSVCGKGFTSSSKLKVHQRVHTGERPFTCSVCGKGFNLSSHLKVHQRVHTGERPFTCTDCGKGFTQSSDLLKHQRFHTGERPFTCSVCGKGFTRSSDLQRHQQVHTGERPFTCSDCGKGFTQSSQLKVHRRVHTGERPFTCSDCGKGFTQASHLRRHQSVHTA; encoded by the coding sequence atggctcaccagcgagttcacaccagggagcggccgttcacctgctcagactgcgggaagggattcactcagtcatctaacctgaaggtacatcagagagttcacactggggagaggccattcacctgctcggactgtgggaagggattcgctcgatcatcccaactgaaggtacatcagcgaattcacactggggagaggccattcacctgctcagactgtgggaagggattcacacagttagctaacctacaagcacatcagcgagttcacactggggagaggccgttcacctgctcagactgtgggaagggatttgctcgatcatctgatctacagatacatcagcgagttcacactggggagaggccgttcacctgctcagactgtgggaagggattcacttcgtcatctcaactgaaggaacatcagagagttcacactggggagaggccgttcacctgctcagactgtgggaacggattcacttcgtcatctcaactgacgGTGCATCAGAGACTTCACAcgggggagagaccgttcacctgctcagactgtgggaagggattcactcgatcacctgatctgcagatacatcagcgagttcacactggggagaggccattcacctgctcagtctgtaggaagggatttactcagtcatctcatctgcagatacatcagcgagttcacacagggcagaggccgttcacctgctcagactgtgggaagggattcacacagtcagCTCACCTACAagaacaccagtcagttcacactggggagtggccattcacctgctcagtctgtgggaagggattcacttcctcatctaaactgaaggtacatcagcgagttcacactggggagaggccattcacctgctcagtctgtgggaagggattcaatttatcatctcatctgaaggtacatcagcgagttcacactggagagaggccgttcacctgcacagactgtgggaagggattcactcagtcatctgacctactgaaacaccagcgatttcacactggggagaggccgttcacctgctcagtctgtgggaagggattcactcgatcatctgatctacagagacaccagcaagttcacactggggagaggccgttcacctgctcagactgtgggaagggattcactcagtcatcccaattGAAGGTGCAtcggagagttcacactggggagaggccgttcacctgctcagactgtgggaagggattcactcaggcatctcacctacggagacaccagtcagttcacactgcatag